The segment GTGGCCGCGGCATCAGGTCACCTCCGCAGGCTCGAGGGATGTGATAGGGCTACCGTGATTAGAGCGGAAATTGAAAACCTGTCAAATTTTCGGTGCCAGGCACCTAAATTTAGGTGCCTGGCACCGAATTAGATGGTGGGTGGCACCGAAATAGGATGAGGTTTATGCCCGTTTCTCGTAGCGGACTCGGTACACCGGGATGCGATGCCGACGGCTCCGACGCTCAAAGTGGGTGCGATAATCGAGGTCGTGCTGCGCTTCCACTTCTTCTTCCGGAATCGGCACCCCTAATTCCGGTGCGATTTCCGCAATGATTTCAACCGTTTCTTCGAAATAGTCCAGCACGTCGGTCCACACATGCAAGCGTCCGCCAACACGCAGCGCTTTGGCGAAATCTAAAATGCTGCGTTCGTTCAGCACACGACGTTTCCGCTGCTTCTTTTTCCACCAAGGGTCCGGGAAATAAACGTGCACCGCCTCTAAACTCTCCGCAGGCACCCGCTCTTTGAACAACGGTTCGGCATCGCCACTGATCATGATCGCGTTGCTGACTTCGGCCCTCGCCAATCGACCCGCTGCATGCTCAGCACACTTGGAATTGATCTCGATGCCGAGAAAGTTGTGCTGAGGATTCTTCGCCGATGCAGTGGACATGAACAGCCCCTTGCCGGAACCAACTTCGATCTCTAACGGCTTCGTATTACCAAACATCGAATCGCTAGAAAGGACTTCTGGAAGCGAATCAACCAACCGAAATACCTTCGATAAGTCGAGACTGGCTGGGGGGCGGCGAATGGGACTTCGAGACACGCTGGGACTTCTGTCTATAAAAAAGGAATGGAAATGGGGACCGATCCGCGCCCCAATCGCGCAAACAGGACCAAAACGAGGGAAACTTAGTTTGGAACCGATCTATGCACATCGTAACCGAGCACAAATTCTCTACAATGACCGCTCGTTTTCGCAGGTCGTTCGGCCGCGGTCGTGATAAAGCGGCGGCTATGCACGGTTCCGCAGCACAATTCGGACGGTTCGAGCCCTGGGACCACCCTCATTCACCAGGAGCCCACCCGCTCTGCAAGGTGACGTAGCCTGGACCCGCAGCCCTCGGCTCACGATGTTGCCCAGCGTCGTCGGTCGGCCACTGCAGATCTGTTCATCATGTGGAGCCATCACGCGGAACGATTTTATTTGAGTTTCCTTTGACGGGTCTGACGGCCAAATCCGAACTGCTTGTTTCTACATCCCCCCCTTCACGCAACCCTCAACGAATCGACTCCCATGGAAAAGGCCCCTGCCAATTTTGACGGACTGAATATCGCTGCCTTGGAAAGTCGTCGTGCAGACGACATGGCTCGGATGATCACTCGCCATGGCGGCGTCGCCCATGTGAGCCCGTCGATGCGGGAAGTGGCGATCGACCCCAATCGGCCAGCCATTGACTTTGCTTATCGTGTCATGACGGGCGAGGTCAATGTGGTCGTGTTGATGACCGGAGTCGGTTTCCGATTCTTGCTCAAGGCGATCGAGAGGCATGTTGACCAACAGCGTTTTCTCGACGCCTTGTCCGATATCACGACGATTTGCCGCGGGCCTAAACCGGCCGCCGCAATGCGAGACGTGGGCTTGACGGCGACCTACCGCGTTCCTGAACCCAATACATGGCGAGAATTATTGCAGACCATCGACGCCAATGTTTCCATTGCAAACCAAGTCGTCGGGGTCCAAGAGTATGGCGTTAGCAACGCTTCGCTCGTCGCGGGTCTGGAAGCACGCGGGGCAACCGTTGAAACCGTGCGTGTTTACGGCTGGGAGTTCCCCGAGTCCACCGCGGCTTTGGAAGAGAATGTGAAAGCGTTGGCCGATGGCAAACGCGATATGCTGCTGGTGACCAGTGCTCATCAAGTCGTCAACATGCTCCGAATGGCCGAAGAATTAAACATGGTTGACGATCTGCGTCGCGGTTTGCATTCTACCGTCATTGCGTCGATTGGGCCGACGACGAGCGAGATGCTCCGCGAGTGCGATTTGCACGTCGACTTTGAACCCTCGCATCCGAAAATGGGGCACTTGGTCACCGAAGCCGCTCGTCAATCCAACGAGCTGACCAAATCCAAACGACGCGTCAAACAAATCCGTTGGTCCGAAGAATCCAAGCCACAGAGCAACAATATGCCTCCTCACCCGTCCGACGACAGTTTGTTTATGAAGGCGTGTCGCGGCGAGGCGACGGAACGGACTCCGGTGTGGTTGATGCGTCAAGCGGGACGCTATATGGCGGAATACCGCGAAGTCCGAGCGAAACAGTCGTTCTTGGAACTTTGTGCGAATCCAAAACTGTGCAGCGAAGTGATGTGCACCGCCGTGGATCGGTTGGGGGTGGATGCCGCAATCATCTTTTCAGACTTGCTGCCTTTATTAGTGCCTATGGGATTCGATCTGGAGTTTGTCGCCGGCGATGGTCCGGTCATCCACAATCCAGTGCGAAGCGGCGATGATCTGGCTCGCGTCAGCGCGCTAGACAAACCAGAAAAACTCGACTTTGTCTACGAAACCGTTCGCCAGACACGTGCCGATTTGCCTGAGTCGATTCCGCTGATCGGATTCGCGGGATCCCCTTTTACTTTAGCTAGTTATGCCATCGAAGGCGGCGGAAGCCGGCAATACACGCACACCAAAAAACTGATGCAAAGCGACGCCGGTGCGTGGGCCGATTTGATGAACAAATTGTCCGAATCGATCACGGTTTATTTGAATCATCAAATTGCCGCCGGGGCTCAGTGCGTCCAGTTGTTCGACAGTTGGGCAGGCTGCTTGTCGCCCATGGATTACAGCAAGTTCGTATTGCCTTGGATGAAACAAATCATTGCTGGAATCGATCCTTCGGTTCCCGTGATTAACTTTGCCACGGGGAACCCAGAACTGCTTCCTTTGCTCCGCGGTGATCGACGGACAGTGGTCGGTGTCGATTGGCGTATTTCGCTTGATGTCGCGTGGCAGCGGATCGGACACGATTGTGCAGTCCAAGGCAACATGGACCCCTCCGTTCTGCTGGCCGACCCTGATGTGATTCGCGAAACGGTCGACCAATTGCTGCAGTCGGTCGACGGTCGCCCCGGACACATTTTCAATCTGGGACACGGCGTGCTTAAAGAAACGCCCGTGGAAAACGTCATTGCACTTGTTGAAACGGTCAAAGAATTGAGCCAACGGTGATGCCGCCCACCCTGCATGTCTGTCCGTTTTGTCCGCTGCATTGTGACGACATCTCCATCGAAGCGTCGTCCGAAGGTCAGCCGATTGCAAAGGTCCAGTGCAGCAAGGCGACCGTTGCATACACGACCGCATTGTCCGGAACCCAGTCCGCTCGCATTGCAGACACCGCGGTCACTCCGGCGCTTGCAGCTGAAAAGGCGAAAGACCTATTGGCCGGTCACGGCGTGATCCATGTCGCCACGTCGGGAACCGATCTGGATACGGCTCGCCGATTGAATCGATTGCAAGCTCACGATCGGATTCGTATCGCCATCGACGACACGGTTTCCACCACAGCGTGGCGAGCGGCCGTGGGCCGCGAAGGAACGTTATCGGCCACTCTAGGGGACGTTCGAATGCACGCCGATGTTGTTTGGACGATCGGTGATGTTGAAAGCGATACGCCGCGTTTGCGTGAACAAATCGATGCAGAAGCAAAAAAATCGGTTCATAGCAATTCACTCGCAGCCGAACCGCTTGCGGAAATATTTTATTCGCTCCGCACGAATTCTCAGAGCAACGATAACCTCAAACCAATTGTCGCGCCCATCGAATCGGCAAACTACTTGGCCGTGATTTTGGGAGCGGACGCTTTTGTCGAGAGCGAAGCCACCGCGACCGTAGAAATGCTCAGCAAGCTGCTGTGGTATCTCAATCAAACCAAACGCGCAATCGTTTTACAATTAGATGCGGCGGCAACCAATCGTGCGGTGACCGCCTGGCAATCCAACACGCTGGTCGACTCGGTGACCAATCCGCCTCACGATGAGGTTCATGTCCGGTTGGGCAGTCCCGCTGAACACGCACAGGCGGCGACAATACAAATCGGAGGAATCGATCGAGGGCGGCAATTTGCCGAGATCTTTTGGCCAGCGGCGATTGTGGGGATCGATCGAGATGGGGTGATCATTCGTGGCGATGCGACCGTTACGATGCCATTGGCCGCCGCCCGCCCGACTGAGATACCAACCGCCATCGAATGTTTAGAACTTTGGCTTGGCGAGCTGCCGAATTAGTCCCCGGTCCAACCAGCGGTGGGGGGCGAGAATCCAAACGCAATTCAATGATGGCGCATTAGCACTCGAATGGCGACTTTGCCTCGCAGCGGGATAAGAGCATACGCAATCCAATACACCCAACCCCAATACTTACCAGAGCCTAATACGTCCAAATCTTAGCAGCCCCAGGCTTAGACCGTTTCGGATACAGGGTTAGCCTGGGTAGGTGTGGAGGAAGGCTGCTGCTCGGCGCGGCGAAGGGCACTCTCGACTCG is part of the Novipirellula caenicola genome and harbors:
- the trmB gene encoding tRNA (guanosine(46)-N7)-methyltransferase TrmB, with translation MFGNTKPLEIEVGSGKGLFMSTASAKNPQHNFLGIEINSKCAEHAAGRLARAEVSNAIMISGDAEPLFKERVPAESLEAVHVYFPDPWWKKKQRKRRVLNERSILDFAKALRVGGRLHVWTDVLDYFEETVEIIAEIAPELGVPIPEEEVEAQHDLDYRTHFERRSRRHRIPVYRVRYEKRA
- the hemE gene encoding uroporphyrinogen decarboxylase, with product MEKAPANFDGLNIAALESRRADDMARMITRHGGVAHVSPSMREVAIDPNRPAIDFAYRVMTGEVNVVVLMTGVGFRFLLKAIERHVDQQRFLDALSDITTICRGPKPAAAMRDVGLTATYRVPEPNTWRELLQTIDANVSIANQVVGVQEYGVSNASLVAGLEARGATVETVRVYGWEFPESTAALEENVKALADGKRDMLLVTSAHQVVNMLRMAEELNMVDDLRRGLHSTVIASIGPTTSEMLRECDLHVDFEPSHPKMGHLVTEAARQSNELTKSKRRVKQIRWSEESKPQSNNMPPHPSDDSLFMKACRGEATERTPVWLMRQAGRYMAEYREVRAKQSFLELCANPKLCSEVMCTAVDRLGVDAAIIFSDLLPLLVPMGFDLEFVAGDGPVIHNPVRSGDDLARVSALDKPEKLDFVYETVRQTRADLPESIPLIGFAGSPFTLASYAIEGGGSRQYTHTKKLMQSDAGAWADLMNKLSESITVYLNHQIAAGAQCVQLFDSWAGCLSPMDYSKFVLPWMKQIIAGIDPSVPVINFATGNPELLPLLRGDRRTVVGVDWRISLDVAWQRIGHDCAVQGNMDPSVLLADPDVIRETVDQLLQSVDGRPGHIFNLGHGVLKETPVENVIALVETVKELSQR